CTCCTCGGCGGAGCTACTCGACGAGGGGATGGGCTTTGATGGCGAATTTCTGGTGTGGCGCATGAACGGCCGTGAGGAGCGTTTCGCCGCGGCCGAGCTGCAACTGCGCGGCCTGCACAACATCGAAAATGCCATGGCCGCCCTGATTCCTGCTCTGCTCAGCGGCTGCCCGGCCGAGTTGGCCTGGCAAGCAGTGTGCGCCTTTGGCGGGCTGCCCCATCGCATGGTGCCGGTGCGCCGCCTCGACGGGGTGATCTGGTACAACGATTCAAAGGCGACCAACGTCGGCAGCGTAGTCAAGAGCCTGGCCGGATTGGCCCATCCGGTGACGCTCATCGCCGGCGGCAAGGACAAGGGCGGCGATTATGCCCCCTTGGCGCCCCTGGTGCGTGAGCGCGTGGCGCATCTGATTCTGATCGGCGAGGCGGCCGCGCGCATCGAAGCCTGTCTTGGCGCCCTGACCCATTGCCTGCGGGCCCGCGACATGGCCGAGGCGGTGCGCCTGGCCCACCAATTGACGCCTGCCGGGGGCGCGGTGCTGTTGTCCCCGGCCTGTTCCAGCTATGACATGTTCCGTGATTATGAAGAGCGCGGCGATATTTTCGCCGACCTGGTGAACGCTCTGCCCGAAGGCGAGTCCAAGGCGGTCTAGGGATGACGATGCGACGCGAATTCGATACGACGATTCTGCTTCTGGCGGTGGTGCTCACCTGCTTCGGCGTCGTCATGGTCTATTCGTCGTCGTCGATCATGGCCGCCAAGCGTTTCGGCGACGATTTCTTCTTCCTCAAGCGCCAGGGAATCTTCGCCGTCGCCGGCTTTGCCCTGATGGCCGCCGCCATGTACATCGATTACCGCTTCTGGCGCCGTCTGACGGTCGTGGTCATGACCGTCGCGGTGATCCTGCTCGTCGTGGTGCTGATTCCGGGGGTTGGCGCCAATGTCGGCGGCGCTTCGCGCTGGTTGCGCCTGCCGGGATTCTCGGTGCAGCCGGCCGAACTCGCCAAACTGGCCATGGTCTTCTATCTGGCCCATTCCCTGGCGCGCAAGAAGGACAAGATGAAAAGCTTCAAGCTCGGCTTTCTGCCCTACATGCTGGTGCTGGGCTGTCTGCTGGGGTTGCTGCTGCTGCAGCCCGATCTGGGCAGCGCCATGGTCATCGCCGGTGTGTCCATGGCCATGCTCATGGTCGGCGGGGCGCGGCTGAGCTATCTGTTTTCCGTGGCCCTGCTCGCCTTGCCGGTTCTCTACATGGCGATCATGCAGGTCGATTACCGGCGGCGGCGCATCCTCGCCTTTCTCGATCCCTGGGAAGATCCCTACAATACGGGTTTTCAGATCATCCAGAGCTGGACGGCCTTCGGCCTGGGCGGGGTGCTCGGCAAGGGGCTGGGGGAAGGCCAGCAGAAGCTTTTTTACCTGCCCGAGGCCCATACGGATTTCATTTTCTCCGTGGTCGGAGAGGAACTTGGCTTTATCGGGGTTCTGATCGTCGCCGCCATGTTCCTGGTGCTCTGTTTGCGCGGCCTGCGCATCGCGCAGCAGGCAAGCGACGATTACGGGCGCCACCTGGCCTTCGGCCTGACGTTTCTCATCGGCCTGGGCGCCTTCATCAACATGGGCGTGGTGCTCGGGCTGCTGCCGACCAAGGGGCTGGCCCTGCCGCTGCTCTCCTACGGAGGAACCAGCCTGCTCACCACCTTGTTCGCCATCGGTGTGCTGCTCAACATCTCGCGCCAGAGCGGGGAGGCCAAGCCATGAGGATGCTGCTCGCGGGTGGCGGAACCGGCGGACACCTGTTCCCGGCCGTGGCGTTGGCCGAACAGCTGCTGCGCGAGGATGCCGGCGCGCAGGTGCTGTTCGTCGGCACCGAGCGCGGTTTGGAAAGCCGCGTGCTGCCGCGTCTCGGCCTGCACCTGCGCAAGATCGAGATCAGTGGTCTGGTGGGCAAGGGCTGGCGGCACAAGCTGGCCCTGATTCCCCAGTTGGTGAAGAGTCTTTGGCAATCCTGGGTGATCCTGCGCGAATTCCAGCCCGAGGTGGTGGTCGGCGTCGGCGGTTATGCCTCGGGGCCGGTGCTGGCCATGGCGCGGCTGCTGGGTTATCCGGTGCTGATCCATGAGCAGAATGCCCGGCCGGGCCTGACCAATCGTCTGTTGGCGCCCTGGGTGCAGCGCATTTGTCTCTCCTTCGCCGAAGCCCAGGAGTTCTTGCGCCGCGCCTCGGTGGTGGTGACGGGCAATCCGGTGCGTCTGGGCCTGGCCGATTGTCCGCCTCCTCCTCCGGGTCCGCCGCATCTGCTGGTATTCGGCGGGTCGCTGGGCGCGCGCGCCATCAATGATGCGATGCTCGCCACCCTGCCCGAACTTGCCGACCTGCGGGACAAGATCACCCTGTTGCACCAGACGGGCGAAGAGGATCTGCAGCGGGTGCGCGACGGCTACCGGGCCGCCGGCTGGAATCCCCAGTGGGTGGTGCCCTTCATCGACGACATGGCCGCGGCTTATCGCCAGGCCCATCTGGTGCTGTGCCGGGCCGGCGCCACGACCCTGGCCGAACTGACCGCCTGCGGGCGAGCCGCCATTCTGGTGCCCTATCCCTACGCGGCGGGGGATCACCAGACGGCCAACGCCCAAGCCCTGGCGGAAAAAGGCGCGGCCTTGCTGCTGCCCCAATCTCAGTTGACCGCGGCGCGTCTCGGGCAACTGCTGCGCGATCTGCTGGCGGACCTCGACCTTCTGACCTCCATGGCTGGCGCCGCCCATGCCTTGGGCAAACGCGATGCGGCCGCCGCGATCCTCAAGGAATGTCGGGCGATCGCCGGCAAGAGGTGATGAGTGATGGGGAATAGCCGTCTGAAAAATTTTGCGCATCACTGATCGCTTCTGAGAGTTTTTTGGAGAGACCATGTACGGAAAGATCAGAAAAATTCATTTCGTCGGCATCGGCGGCATCGGCATGAGCGGCATCGCCGAAGTGCTGCTCAATCTCGGCTACCAGGTGTCGGGCTCCGATCTGCGCGAAAGCGACATCACCCGGCGTCTGGCTGAGCTCGGGGGCGAGATCGCCTACGGCCACCGCGCGGAAAATCTGCGCGACGTGGATGTGGTGGTCACCTCGACGGCGGTGAAAAAGGACAATCCCGAAGTCGTGGATGCTCACCGCCGCCTGATTCCGGTCATCCCCCGCGCGGAGATGCTCGCCGAGCTGATGCGCATGAAATACGGCCTCGCCGTGGCCGGCACCCACGGCAAGACCACCACCACCAGCATGGTGGCGACCCTGCTGTATCACGGCGGCATCGATCCGACTTCCGTCATCGGCGGTCGTCTCGATTCCCTGGGATCCAACGCCAAGCTCGGCCAGGGCAAGTTCCTGGTGGCCGAAGCCGACGAGTCGGACGGCTCCTTCATGCTGCTTTCGCCCACCATCGCGGTGGTCACCAACATCGATGCCGATCACCTCGATTTTTATCGCGACCTGGAGCAAATCAAGGACACCTTCGTCGATTTCATCAACAAGGTGCCCTTCTACGGCCTGGCGGTGCTTTGCCTCGATGATCCCAACATCCAGGCCATCATCCCGCGGGTCAAAAAACGTTTCCTGACCTATGGCCTGGCCGGTCAGGCCGATCTGCACGCCACCGACATCGTGCATCAGGGCGGACGCACCTCCTTCAAGGTCCATTTTCGCGGCGAGGAGTTGGGCCCGGTGTCCTTTCGCATGCCGGGGCGCCATAACGTGCTCAACGCCCTGGCGGCCATCGCGGTGGCCATGGAAATCGGCATTCCCTTCTGGAACATCGCCGATGGTTTTCAGGATTTCGGCGGGGTGCAGCGCCGTTTCCAGATCAAGTACGATGCCCGGGACATCATGGTGGTGGATGATTACGGCCATCACCCGGCCGAGATCAAGGCCACCCTTGCCGCCGCTCGCTCGGGGTGGGACCGGCGCATCATCGCCGTGTTTCAACCCCATCGCTTCAGCCGCACCCAGGCCTTGTTCGACGAATTCGTCACGGCCTTCTATCAGGCCGATCATCTGGTGGTGACCGATATTTACGCCGCCGGAGAGGAACCCGTCGCCGGTATCGACAGCGCCGCCCTGGTCGAGAGCATTTGCCGGCACGGCCACAAGGATGCTCACCACATCGGCGAACGCAGCGCCGTGGTGCCGCATCTCGCGCCCCTGCTGCGGCCCGGCGACATGGTCATCACCCTGGGTGCGGGCAATATCTGGCAGGTGGGCGAGGATCTCATCCGCCATCTGCGCGAGCGGGATTCCGACCCGACTCCTTGACCCTAGACCTTGCTTGTGACGGAAAACGTCATTTGTGATCGGAGCAGACAGGATTGCAGGCATGACCCGAGAGGAACTCAAAAATCGACAGATCGCCGTGCTCATGGGCGGGCTCTCCGGTGAGCGCGAGGTTTCCCTGCGCACCGGCGCGGCGGTGCTCAAATCCCTGCAATCCCAAGGTTATCGCTGTCATGGGATCGATGTGACACGCGAGCTTGCCGGGCAGCTGCGGGACAGCGGCGCGCAGGTCGCGTTCATCGCCCTGCACGGACGCTTCGGCGAGGACGGCACGGTGCAGGGCCTTCTCGAGCTGATGAATATTCCCTACACGGGCAGCGGTGTGCTGGCCTCAAGTCTGGCCATGGACAAGGTCGCCACGAAAAAGATGCTCATTTATCATGACCTGCCGACTCCCGGATTCGAAGCGTATCGGCGCGGCGCCGATATCGAGGCATTGGTGGCGCGCTGCCGGCATTTCCCCCTGGTGGTCAAACCGTCGCGGGAAGGTTCGACGCTGGGTATCAGCATCGTGCGCGATGCGGAACAGCTGCGCCGGGGAATCGAGGAAGCCCTGCGCTTTGACGATCAGCTGCTGGTGGAGGAGTATATCCCGGGACGCGAAATCACCGTCGGGGTGCTCGACGGCGCCCCCCTGCCGATCATCCAGATCGAGGCGCAAGGAGGTTTCTACGATTTCGGCGCCAAGTACACCAGCGGACGCACCCAGTATCTGCTGCCCGCGCCTTTGGAGCCGGCGCTCTATCAGCGTTTGCAGGACGTCTCCGTGGCCGCCTGCGAGGTGTTGGGCTGCGCGGGCGCGGCGCGGGTCGATTTTCGCGTCAACGAGCGCGAGTTTTACTGTCTGGAAGTCAACACCATTCCCGGCATGACGGAAACCAGCCTACTGCCCAAGGCGGCGCGGCAGGCCGGCATGGATTTCGACGAACTGGTGCAGCGGATTCTGGAAGGCGCCGGCGTCAACAAGTAAGCCGGATCGCAGTGATGCGTCAGCAGTGGATCTAGCCCTGGAATAAGGCCGATGCGCGATTACAAATCAGTCGCTCCTCCCAAGGTCAAGCCGAACAAGGTGCGTCGGGTACGAAAATCCCGCGACGTGCCGGGGTTCGTCAAGGCGCGGCTCAAGGCGAACAAGGCGCGACCCGAGCGGCAACCCCGTGACTGGAAGGGGTTGCTGCAAAAAACCCTGCGCTGCGTGGTGGCCCTGGTCAGCACGGCGCTGATCGTCGGCGGCGGAGGGATCGCGGCCCGCATGCTGGTGGCCTCGGATTATTTCCGCATCGCGGAGGTGCGGGTGGAAAACGCCGCGCGGGTGACGGCCGAGGAAGTCGTGGGACTTTCCGACATTCAAATCGGCAGCTCGATTTTTGATCTCAATCTGGATATGATCGGGCGCAGGATCGAGGAAAATCCCTGGATACGCACCGCGCGCATCGACCGGATTTTCCCACGCGAAGTGGTGATTCGACTGGAGGAGCGGCAACCGCGCGCCATCGTCAACCTCGGCTATCTCTACTATGTGGACGGCGGCGGGGAGGTGTTCAAAATGCTCAGCGCCGGAGATCGACTGGATTTTCCGATCATTACCGGCATCGAGCGGCAGGATCTGCTCGACACGCCCGAACTCACCCGCGAACGTCTGCGCCAGGCGCTGGAACTCATCGACGAGCTGGCCCCGCGCAGCCGCTTCAATCTGGATTCGATTTCGGAACTGCACCTGAACCGCGATGAGGGCATTTCCCTCTACACCTATCTCGATGCCGTTCCGGTGCAGCTCGGCGAGGGCGATTTCGCGCAGAAACTGGATCGGTTGGAATATATCTACAAGGACTTGGAGCCGCGGCTGCCGGCCCTGAGGTACATCGACCTCAAGGTGCCCGACCGCGTGATCGTGAGGGTTGACAATAGGCAGCAACGGGCCAAAGGCTAACGCCGCCGGGGAAGGGGAATGTTATGAGCAGCAGGAAGGACAATCTGGTCGTCGGGCTGGACATCGGTACCACCAAGATCTGTGCCATCATCGGCAACCTCACCGCCGAGGGGATCGACATCGTCGGTATCGGCACCAGTCCCTCGAAAGGATTGCGCAAAGGCGTGGTGATCAATATCGAGAGCACCGTCTCGGCGATCCGCAAGGCTCTGCAGGAGGCCGAACTCATGGCCGGCTGCGAGATCAAGTCGGTGTTCGCGGGCATCGCCGGCGGCCACATCAAGGGTTTCAACTCCCAGGGGGTGATCGCCATCAAGAATCGCGAGGTGACCAGCGAGGACGTGCGCCGGGTCATCGACGCGGCCAAGGCCGTGGCCATTCCCATGGACCGCGAGGTGATTCACATCCTGCCCCAGGAATTCATCATCGACGACCAGGACGGCATCAAGGAGCCCCTGGGCATGAGCGGCGTGCGCCTCGAAGCCAAGGTGCACATCGTCACCGGTGCCGTGGCCAGCGCGCAGAACATCATCAAGAGCTGCAATCGCGCCGGGGTCGATGTCGCCGACATCGTGCTGGAGCAACTCGCCTCGGCCGAGGCGGTGCTCTCCAGCGACGAGAAGGATCTGGGCGTGGCGCTGGTCGATATCGGCGGCGGCACCACGGACATCGCCATCTACATCGACGGGGCCATCAAGCACACCGCCGTTCTGTCCCTCGGCGGCAACCATCTGACCAACGATATCGCCGTGGGGCTGCGCACCCCCATGGCCGAGGCGGAGAAAATCAAGCATGCCTACGGCTGCTGCCTGACCTCCATGGTCGAAAAGGACGCCACCATCGAGGTGCCCTCGGTGGGGGGGCGCGAGGCGCGGGTGCTGTCGCGCCAGTTGCTCGCGGAAATTCTCGAGCCGCGCGTGGAGGAGATTTTCACCCTGGTCAATCGCGAAATTCTGCGCAGCGGCTACGAGGATCTCATCGCCTCCGGGGTGGTGATCACCGGCGGCACTTCGATTCTGCCGGGCATGCCGGAGCTGGCCGAACAGATTTTCGGCATGCCGGTACGCCGCGGCGTGCCGCGCGACATCGGCGGACTGACCGATGTGGTCAATTCCCCTGTTTACGCCACCGGCGTCGGTCTGGTTAAATACGGCTGCAAGAATCTCAACATCAAGAATTTCACCATCGATCAGGAAAACATTTTCGACAAGATCGTTCGGCGCATGAAAGAGTGGTTCGGCGAATTTTTCTGAGACGTTCATAAACCTTCCGGAATCGCGGAGAGATTCCGGAAACAGCCCGCGGGAGGGAGACATGTTTGAATTCGAAGATAGTTTGGATCGCACGGCGAAAATCAAGGTCATCGGCGTCGGCGGCGGCGGCGGCAACGCGGTCAACACCATGATCGACTGCCACCTCGAAGGGGTGGATTTTCTCACCGCCAACACCGACGCCCAGGCCCTCAAGACCAGCAAGGCGCCCATGAAGGTGCAACTCGGCGGCAAGTTGACCAAGGGGCTGGGTGCCGGCGCCAATCCGGAAATCGGCCGTGAGGCGGCCCTTGAGGATCGCGCGCGCATCGCCGAATTTCTCGAAGGTGCGGACATGGTGTTCATCGCCGCGGGTCTGGGGGGCGGTACGGGCACCGGTGCGGCGCCGGTCATCGCCGAGGTGGCCCGGGAAATGGGCGCCCTGACCGTGGGCGTGGTGACCAAGCCCTTCACCCGTGAGGGCCGCCAGCGCATGAAAAAAGCCGAGCAGGGCGTTGAGTGCCTGAAGAAAGTGGTCGATTCCCTCATCGTCATCCCCAACGATCGGCTGCTGGGTCTGGCCGGCAAGAACATGAGCATCCTTGATGCCTTCAAGCCCTCCGACGACGTGCTGCGCCAGGCCGTGCAGGGCATCAGCGACCTGATCACCACCAGCGGTCTGATCAACGTCGACTTCGCCGACGTCAAGGCCATCATGAGCGTGCGCGGCATGGCGATGATGGGCATCGGCATGGCCTCCGGCGAGAAGCGCGCCGCCGAAGCCGCGCAGAAGGCCATCAGCAGCCCGCTGCTCGAGGAAATCGACATCTCCGGCGCCAAGGGCGTGCTGGTCAACATCTGCGGTTCGAGCAGCCTGACCATGGAAGAATTCGAGGAAGCCTCGCGCATCATTCACGACAAGGTGCATGAGGACGCCAATATCATCATCGGTCTGGTGGTCAACGAGGAGCTCGGCGACAGCATCAAAATTACCGCCATCGCCACGGGTTTCGGCGAGTCCTTCGAGAAGACCCGCGCGGCGACGGACGAGATCAAGGCCCAGGCGGCCGCCGCCCTGCGCGCCAAGGAAAACACCGATGTGCCGGCCTTCATTCGCGAGCGCCAGCGTGAAAGCATCCGCAGCATGCGCTCCAACCTCGGACCCAATATCGCCGGGACCGAGGACGAATATGATATCCCCACCTTCCTGCGCAAGCGGGTAGACTGAGGGATTGGGTTGGGCAGATTTTAATGCGTCTGGCCGGGGGCAAGCCCCCGGCGCCGCGGGTTTGATGTGCGCAGCCCCGAGCCGGTTCTCCGCCCGGCGCCTGAGGGGAAGGGTGCGTGTGATGTTGTGTTGTTGACTCCCTCCACCAAGGGACCGTTGCGTGCGGTCCCTTTTTTCTTTTTGACGCGATGAGGCGGACAGGTCAGCGATGAGTCGACGGTTACTGGAGAAGGCGCGGCGGCGCCTGGCGGCGGAAAGCGGCTGCCGGGCCAATCCCTGGGGCGGGCGGCTGACGGTGGCTCTGGTGTATCCCAACACCTATCGCCACGCCATGAGCAATCTCGGGTTTCTCAGCGTCTACCACCTGCTCAACAGTCGCGCGGACTGCCTCTGCGAGCGGTTCTTCCTGCCCGACGAGGAGGATCTCGCCGAGCACCGCGCCACGGGCTATCCGTTGTTTTCCCTCGAATCCGGGCGCTATCTCGATGAATTCGACCTGGTCGCCTTTTCCATCTCCTTTGAAAACGATTATCTGCATCTGCCGGTCATTTTCGAGTTGGGGCGCCTGCCCTGGCTCGCCGCCGCGCGCGATGAGCGCCACCCCCTGGTGCTGGCGGGCGGGGTGTGCGCCTTTCTTAATCCCGAACCCCTGGCCGAGGTCATGGATCTGTTCGCCGTGGGCGAGGCCGAGCCGATTTTGCCCGACCTGATGCGTGTCCTGCAACAGGAGCGCGCCTCGCGGGAGGTGCTGCTGGAGGCGTTGGCGCAAGTGCCGGGCATCTATGTGCCCAGCCAGTACGAGGTCGACTACCGGGAGGACGGAACCCTGGCGGGCCGCCTGGCGCGCAAGGGCGCGCCCCTTCCGGTAAGGCGCCGCTGGCTGGCCGATCTCGACGCGTCGGCAAGCGTCTCCTACGTGCTCACCGAGGACACCGAGTTCGGCGACATGTATCTCAGCGAGGTGTCGCGCGGCTGCTCGCGGGGCTGTCGCTTCTGCGCGGCGGGCTTTCTCTATCTGCCGCCGCGCGAGCGCAGCCTGGAGGCCTTGACCGCGCAGGTCGGCGAAGGCCTGTGTCGGCGCCGTCGCATCGGGTTGGTGGGCGCGGCGGTCGCGGATCATCCCGATGCCGGGGCTTTGCAACGGCATATCCTGGAACAGGGCGGCGGCGTCTCGGTGTCGAGCCTGCGCATCGATGCCTTGAGTCGGGAGGAGGTCGAGGCCCTGGCCGCCGCCGGTCATCGCAGCGTGGCCATCGCGCCCGAGGCGGGCAGCCAGCGGCTGCGCGATCTGGTCAACAAGGGCCTCACCGAGAGCGATATTCTGCACGCCGTGGAACTGCTCGCCGAGGGCGGCATCCCCCATCTCAAGCTGTATTTTCTCATCGGCCTGCCCACGGAGACGGACGCTGATGTCGAGGAGTTGCTGCAACTGACCACGGCCATCCGTACCATTTGGCTGGAAGCCGGGCGCAAGCGCGGCCGCCTCGGTAATCTGACCCTGTCCCTCAATCCTTTCATTCCAAAGCCCTTCACGCCCCTGCAGTGGGCGCCCATGGCGACGGAAAAAAAACTGCAGCACACCCTGCGCCGCATCCGCTCCGGCGTGGCGCGTCTGGCCAACACCGAGATGATCTGCGAATCCCTGCGCGCGGCGGTGCTGCAGGCCTTTCTCGCGCGCGGCGATCGGCGCACGGCGGCAACCCTGCCCCTGCTGGCCGCCGGCAAAAATCTTAAGGCGGCTTGCCGCGAGGTCGGATTGGATCTCGATTTTTACGTGACGCGAAACCGCGACCAGGGCGAGATTTTCCCCTGGGAGGTGATCGACAACGGTGTGCGTCGCGATTATCTGTGGCAGGAATTTGAGCGGGCCCTGGCGGGACGCGCCACGCCGCGCTGCGCTCCCGGTTGTCGGCGCTGCGGAGTCTGTGAGTAAGTTATGGCCTGGATGCAATTGTTCATCGCCGGATTGTTCGAGGTGATCTGGGCGGTGGGTCTCAAATTCACCCACGGCTTTACCCGCATCGGGCCGAGCGTGCTGACCATCGCCGCCATGGGCGTGAGTTTCTGGTTTCTCACCCAGGCGCTGCGCACCCTGCCGGTGGGTACCGCCTACGCCGTGTGGACGGGCATCGGCGCGGTGGGCACGGCGGCCGTCGGCATGCTGTTTCTCGGCGAGCCGCGCACCGCCCTGCGGCTGTTTTTCATCGTTTTGATCGTCATCGGCATCGCCGGGCTCAAATGGTCGGCTTCGCGCTGATCCCGGGAAAAATTGCAATGGGGGTTGCTTGACAGAGGGCCGCGAGCGGCTAAAATGATGACCGTTTCACTAATCTTTTATCCCTGCTCAAGGAGGATTCCCCATGGCCCAGGAACGAACCGGCATCATCACCTTCAAAGGCAATCCCATGACGCTGCTCGGCCCCGACATCAAGGTCGGCGACGCGGCGCCTGAGTTCCGCGTGGTCGACAACGGCCTGGCCCCCGTGACCCTGGCTGATTCGGCGGGTAAGGTGCGACTGATCGCGGTGGTGCCCTCCATCGACACTCCGGTGTGCGACACCATGACGCGCAAGTTCAACCAGGACGCCGCCGCCCTGCCCGACAGCGTGGTGACCTATACCGTCAGCCTCGATCTGCCCTTCGCGCAGAAGCGCTGGTGCGGCGCCGCCGGCATCGAAAAGGTCAAGACCCTCTCCGACTACCAGGATCGCTCCTTCGGGCTCAACTACGGCCTGCTCATCAAGGAACTCAAGCTGCTGGCGCGCGCTGTGTACGTCATCGACGCGCAGGGCAAGGTGGCTTATCGCGAGATCGTCAAGGAAGTGACCGCCGAACCGGATTACGCGGCGGCGCTGGCGGCGGTGAAAAAGCTGATTTAAGCAAAGGCAGGGGACGCGGATGAACGGCGGAAAAGACAGGATTCACGCGGATTAAACAGCCCGATCCGCTTTGATCCAGAAAATCCTTGTCCCATGAAAGGTTAAGGCCCCCGGCTTCGTGGTCGGGGGCTTTCGCATATTTCAGGGCTTGCGGTCGCGGCCGCGCCCCAGCAGGTTGTCGAGGGAGAAGAAACCGCGCAGGCCGCCGCGGGCGCGGTTGATCTGATCGTGCACCTCCATCCCGCGGCGCACGATGGCGCCGGCGCGGCGCGCGCCGAACAGCAGAACCAGCAGGCCGATGAGCAGGGCGATTTCCCAGATGCCGAAACCGAACATGGCGAAACTCCTCTTGGCGGAGATGGTCCCGATCATAGCCCGGCGGGAGTCCTCGGCACAAGGTTTTCCCGGAGTCGGCGCCTTGCCTTGGCGGGCCTGGATGCATTATCGTTGAGCGCGTGCCGCAACTTTCACAAAGGTTGAAAACCCATGAACGTTGAACAGATGAAGCTCGTGGTGCGCGAGATTCTCACCCGCACCGATCTCACCCCCTGCATCGTCGGCCATCGCGGGGTGGGCAAGTCGGCGGGCATCCTTCAGGTGTGCCGCGAGGCGGGGCTCAACTACGTATCCCTGCGTCTCGGGCAGATGGAAGTCGGCGATCTGGTCGGCATTCCCTATCGCGAGGGCGAGATCATGCGCTGGTCGCGCCCCTCCTGGTGGCCCCTGGAGAGCGCCGCGCCGACGGTGGTGCACTGCGACGAGCTCAACCGCGCCCAGCAGGAAGACACCCTGCAGGCCATCTTCCAGTTCGTCGAACCGCCCGCCGAAGGGCGCCGACGTGCCCTGCACACCCATGAGCTCGATCCGCGCCATAAGGTGGTGGTGACCATCAATCCCCCCGACGGCACCTACCAGGTGGCCACCCTGGATCGCGCGCTGCTCGACCGCATGGTGATGATCTACGTGGAGACCGATTATGCCTGCTGGGCGCGCTACGCCGAGCAGCAGCAATTCGACGGCGAGGTGCGCCGGTTTCTCGCCGCGCATAGTCAGATGCTCGCCCGCCAGGGCAGCCCCCTCGATATGCAGATGGAGCCCAGCGAGCGCGCCTGGGAGATGGTCAGCACCCTGCGCCGCCGCTGCCGTTTTCCCCGCGACCTGGAGATGGAGATCTACGCCGGCATCGTCGGCAACGAGGCGGCCGCCCTGTTTTTGCAATGGTGTCTGGACAACCGCGAGCGCCCGGTGAGCGCCGAGGAGGTGCTGGACGGCTGGGACGAGGTCGCCGCGCGGGTGCGCGCTCAGCGCGACGATCTGCAGGCGGCGACCCTCAATCTGCTGGTCGCGCGCCTGCACAGCCGGCCCGATCTGAGCACGGAGCAGGAGCGCCATCTCATCGCCTATATCGATGTGCTGCCCCGCGACCTGCGTTTCGGCCTGATCAAGACGCTGCTCAAGATCCCTGCCGTGGCGGCGGTGCTGAGCAAGGACGAGCACGACGCGGTGGTCCTTGACGCCATCGCGCGCATCAGTCGCGAGGCGAGTTGAGAAGGGCTGTCCTTTGTCCTTGGTTGTCTGGCAAGAATTGGGCTGATCGTGCCATGGCGGAGCGGATGAGAGACGTTCACCATTCAACAAAGGATCAGGGGCAAGAGATCAAGGACCAGCGTTTTCTCGAAGATGCCGTCATCCGTCTGCTCAAGCGACGGC
This is a stretch of genomic DNA from Geoalkalibacter sp.. It encodes these proteins:
- the sugE gene encoding quaternary ammonium compound efflux SMR transporter SugE; its protein translation is MAWMQLFIAGLFEVIWAVGLKFTHGFTRIGPSVLTIAAMGVSFWFLTQALRTLPVGTAYAVWTGIGAVGTAAVGMLFLGEPRTALRLFFIVLIVIGIAGLKWSASR
- a CDS encoding radical SAM protein — protein: MSRRLLEKARRRLAAESGCRANPWGGRLTVALVYPNTYRHAMSNLGFLSVYHLLNSRADCLCERFFLPDEEDLAEHRATGYPLFSLESGRYLDEFDLVAFSISFENDYLHLPVIFELGRLPWLAAARDERHPLVLAGGVCAFLNPEPLAEVMDLFAVGEAEPILPDLMRVLQQERASREVLLEALAQVPGIYVPSQYEVDYREDGTLAGRLARKGAPLPVRRRWLADLDASASVSYVLTEDTEFGDMYLSEVSRGCSRGCRFCAAGFLYLPPRERSLEALTAQVGEGLCRRRRIGLVGAAVADHPDAGALQRHILEQGGGVSVSSLRIDALSREEVEALAAAGHRSVAIAPEAGSQRLRDLVNKGLTESDILHAVELLAEGGIPHLKLYFLIGLPTETDADVEELLQLTTAIRTIWLEAGRKRGRLGNLTLSLNPFIPKPFTPLQWAPMATEKKLQHTLRRIRSGVARLANTEMICESLRAAVLQAFLARGDRRTAATLPLLAAGKNLKAACREVGLDLDFYVTRNRDQGEIFPWEVIDNGVRRDYLWQEFERALAGRATPRCAPGCRRCGVCE
- the ftsZ gene encoding cell division protein FtsZ, producing the protein MFEFEDSLDRTAKIKVIGVGGGGGNAVNTMIDCHLEGVDFLTANTDAQALKTSKAPMKVQLGGKLTKGLGAGANPEIGREAALEDRARIAEFLEGADMVFIAAGLGGGTGTGAAPVIAEVAREMGALTVGVVTKPFTREGRQRMKKAEQGVECLKKVVDSLIVIPNDRLLGLAGKNMSILDAFKPSDDVLRQAVQGISDLITTSGLINVDFADVKAIMSVRGMAMMGIGMASGEKRAAEAAQKAISSPLLEEIDISGAKGVLVNICGSSSLTMEEFEEASRIIHDKVHEDANIIIGLVVNEELGDSIKITAIATGFGESFEKTRAATDEIKAQAAAALRAKENTDVPAFIRERQRESIRSMRSNLGPNIAGTEDEYDIPTFLRKRVD
- the tpx gene encoding thiol peroxidase yields the protein MAQERTGIITFKGNPMTLLGPDIKVGDAAPEFRVVDNGLAPVTLADSAGKVRLIAVVPSIDTPVCDTMTRKFNQDAAALPDSVVTYTVSLDLPFAQKRWCGAAGIEKVKTLSDYQDRSFGLNYGLLIKELKLLARAVYVIDAQGKVAYREIVKEVTAEPDYAAALAAVKKLI